A stretch of Henckelia pumila isolate YLH828 chromosome 4, ASM3356847v2, whole genome shotgun sequence DNA encodes these proteins:
- the LOC140866607 gene encoding brassinosteroid-responsive RING protein 1-like, which produces MGFPVGYSDFRLPESLLYLLRLLAFIRKLVCAVLSLLGLRDLLEPRAPQYPSRLDPAAKPKSVSAALIRELLPVVIFSELSGTEPPESCAVCLHEFAGDDEIRRLRNCRHVFHRSCLDRWMDHDQKTCPLCRTQLIPEDMQEAFNERLWAASGVSDLYGENSAIATGL; this is translated from the coding sequence ATGGGATTCCCCGTCGGATACAGCGACTTTCGTCTCCCGGAATCGTTGCTTTACCTGCTCAGACTTCTTGCTTTCATCCGTAAGCTCGTGTGCGCGGTGCTTTCTCTCCTGGGTTTGAGGGATCTCCTGGAGCCTCGGGCGCCGCAATACCCTTCTCGGCTCGATCCTGCGGCGAAGCCCAAGTCGGTTTCGGCGGCGCTCATCCGGGAGCTGCTTCCCGTGGTGATTTTCTCGGAGTTATCCGGGACGGAGCCGCCGGAGAGCTGCGCTGTGTGCTTGCACGAGTTCGCCGGCGACGATGAGATCCGGCGACTGAGGAACTGCCGGCACGTGTTCCACCGGAGCTGCCTGGACCGTTGGATGGACCACGATCAGAAAACTTGCCCCCTTTGCCGGACGCAGCTTATCCCCGAGGATATGCAGGAGGCTTTCAACGAGAGGCTGTGGGCGGCGTCGGGGGTTTCGGATCTCTACGGCGAGAATTCCGCCATTGCCACCGGTCTGTAA